One window from the genome of Nitrosospira multiformis encodes:
- a CDS encoding FmdB family zinc ribbon protein: MPTYDYLCTECKLQFEVRHSIHAPNPDCLACGSSTEKLILSVPAMHGEMARGRDQAMRSLQPKTGLAKHVHAPGCGCGHA; the protein is encoded by the coding sequence ATGCCAACTTATGACTACTTGTGTACAGAGTGCAAACTTCAATTTGAAGTACGCCATTCAATCCACGCGCCTAACCCGGATTGTTTGGCATGCGGAAGCTCAACAGAAAAACTGATTCTTTCTGTTCCTGCCATGCATGGGGAAATGGCGCGAGGCCGGGATCAAGCAATGCGTTCACTTCAGCCAAAAACTGGACTGGCAAAACACGTGCACGCGCCAGGGTGTGGATGTGGGCACGCTTAA
- a CDS encoding beta-class carbonic anhydrase, with protein MKTLQEELSTRVEAYDFWATRRRYGPKGANNLNLWVLACMDERLPVDEALGIHVDTPAGHGDAHCFRNAGGIVTDDAIRSAMLTCNFFGTKEIVIVQHTQCGMLSVNAQDLEKHFRDKGIDPDNITLDSTLPELKLEKGAFAKWIGMMDDVDVTCMKTVEAFKNHPLIPKDTVISGWIWEVETRRLRAPTLDPEKRARTDVTSVPFGVKGKQPPRWS; from the coding sequence TTGAAAACTCTCCAAGAGGAGCTGAGCACACGTGTCGAGGCATACGATTTCTGGGCAACACGTCGACGCTATGGGCCTAAAGGGGCGAACAACCTCAATTTGTGGGTGCTCGCCTGCATGGATGAGCGCCTGCCAGTAGATGAAGCCCTTGGCATTCACGTGGACACACCGGCAGGACATGGCGATGCACATTGTTTCCGAAACGCGGGCGGGATTGTGACCGACGATGCGATACGCTCCGCCATGCTCACGTGTAATTTCTTCGGCACGAAAGAAATCGTCATTGTTCAACATACGCAGTGCGGCATGTTGTCTGTAAATGCGCAAGATTTGGAGAAACACTTTCGTGACAAGGGCATTGATCCTGACAATATTACATTGGATTCCACTTTACCCGAGTTGAAGCTGGAAAAAGGTGCGTTCGCCAAGTGGATCGGCATGATGGATGATGTGGACGTAACCTGCATGAAGACAGTCGAAGCTTTCAAGAATCACCCTCTCATACCTAAAGATACTGTAATCAGTGGCTGGATCTGGGAAGTGGAGACGCGCCGCCTTAGGGCTCCCACACTTGATCCTGAGAAACGTGCAAGAACTGACGTTACCTCGGTCCCGTTCGGTGTCAAAGGTAAACAACCACCTCGTTGGAGCTAA
- a CDS encoding sigma 54-interacting transcriptional regulator: MNNNPLSELTPDFFLQTFILELMHASEQQGQKHCEQLIEHIAKTAGCFFEETYRENTHKNEQLDNESYTELILGIKNNIGGKFSLVSSTQDCITVTNSRCPFGEQVTNFPELCRMTSSVFGGIAARNFGYAKVDIKKSIARKDGKCDVCIYTNPQAAKGQRGMEYTDTTPVKEINDTKELQCRIETSMQRLWQKQNRKISEKHQPPAIIAKSPMMQKILELIEVIAPTLATVLIQGQTGAGKELIARAIHAMSDRSHKPFIAINCGAIPESLIESSLFGHEKGAFTGAIEVHEGYFERAEGGTLFLDEVDSLSPAAQTRLLRVIQEGELERVGGKQTLAVDVRIISATNQNLEDLVKQDRFRNDLYYRINVVRLSIPPLAERPEDLPYLVQLIIQRLNKRYNKQVESVSREVMKKIRAYHWPGNVRELENVLERNILFVSGKEMTELDLELPAKTKSMGEWKDEKEHALTKIEKSFLETALKQHYGNVKRVSENMGITSRAVYSKLKKHKINLADFRVS, translated from the coding sequence ATGAACAACAATCCTCTTTCTGAGTTAACACCGGATTTTTTTCTGCAAACCTTTATTCTTGAGCTTATGCATGCCAGCGAACAACAGGGACAAAAACATTGCGAACAGTTAATTGAGCATATAGCCAAAACTGCAGGCTGTTTTTTTGAAGAAACTTATCGAGAAAATACTCATAAAAATGAACAGCTCGATAATGAAAGCTATACCGAACTCATACTCGGCATCAAAAACAATATCGGTGGTAAATTTTCACTGGTTTCCAGTACCCAGGACTGTATTACAGTTACCAATTCCCGCTGTCCTTTTGGCGAACAAGTCACCAACTTTCCTGAGTTATGCAGGATGACTTCCAGCGTATTTGGGGGTATCGCAGCCAGAAACTTTGGCTATGCCAAAGTTGACATCAAAAAAAGCATAGCTCGCAAGGATGGCAAATGTGATGTATGTATTTACACCAATCCACAGGCAGCAAAAGGACAGCGTGGAATGGAATATACCGATACAACGCCAGTCAAGGAAATTAACGATACCAAGGAATTGCAGTGTCGAATTGAAACAAGCATGCAAAGGCTTTGGCAGAAACAGAATAGGAAAATATCAGAAAAACATCAGCCCCCTGCAATCATCGCAAAATCACCAATGATGCAGAAAATACTGGAATTAATCGAGGTTATTGCACCCACTTTGGCAACGGTTCTGATTCAGGGTCAAACAGGTGCAGGTAAAGAGCTGATAGCACGTGCGATACATGCGATGAGCGATCGCTCCCATAAACCATTCATCGCCATTAATTGCGGCGCGATTCCAGAAAGCCTGATTGAAAGCAGCTTGTTTGGACATGAAAAAGGCGCTTTTACAGGAGCCATAGAAGTTCACGAAGGCTATTTCGAGCGGGCCGAAGGCGGTACCTTGTTTCTGGATGAAGTCGATTCATTGTCACCAGCAGCACAAACCAGATTACTTCGTGTGATCCAGGAAGGAGAATTGGAGAGAGTTGGCGGTAAACAAACATTAGCGGTTGATGTAAGGATCATCTCAGCAACAAATCAAAACCTGGAAGATCTTGTTAAACAGGATCGGTTCCGCAATGACCTGTACTACCGCATCAACGTAGTTCGTTTAAGCATTCCTCCCTTGGCCGAACGGCCAGAAGATTTGCCTTATCTCGTGCAATTGATCATTCAGCGATTGAATAAGCGGTATAACAAACAGGTCGAATCAGTAAGCCGTGAAGTCATGAAGAAAATCCGGGCTTATCATTGGCCAGGCAATGTTCGTGAGTTGGAAAACGTCCTTGAACGCAACATCTTGTTTGTCAGCGGTAAAGAAATGACTGAATTGGATTTAGAGCTTCCAGCTAAAACAAAAAGTATGGGTGAATGGAAAGACGAAAAAGAACACGCCCTTACCAAAATAGAAAAATCGTTCCTTGAGACAGCTCTGAAACAACATTACGGAAATGTAAAGAGAGTCTCTGAAAACATGGGAATCACATCACGCGCGGTCTATTCGAAGCTAAAAAAACACAAAATCAACTTGGCAGATTTTCGGGTTTCTTGA
- a CDS encoding recombinase family protein: protein MSGAKADRIGLAALMNVLRAGDTVVIWRLDRLGRSFKNLIQLVERLETVKVGLHVAASPTAEGIHAHFIGIIQENA from the coding sequence GTGAGCGGCGCCAAGGCGGATCGTATCGGTTTGGCCGCACTCATGAACGTGTTGCGTGCTGGCGATACGGTCGTCATATGGCGGCTGGACCGGTTGGGCCGCTCGTTCAAGAACCTGATCCAATTAGTGGAACGTCTCGAAACCGTCAAGGTAGGACTGCACGTAGCGGCTTCCCCGACGGCTGAGGGAATTCACGCACACTTCATTGGAATAATTCAGGAAAATGCATAA